The window GATGGGTATCTATGTGAGGGACCAGAAGATTGGTTATGTATACTCCAGACAGGATATGAAGGGTTCAAACTATACTTTTACTCAGAAATCTACAATGAAGCTTGAGATGCTTGGATCAATCGAAACTTTTGCAACCACGCTCAAGGCATCCACCGATTCAAAGCTCGATTTAAAGGATTTTTCATTCGATATCTCTTCGAGACAGAACAGCTTCTTTGCGCAGGGCAAACGGATAGGCGACAAAATAAGGATCAACATCGAGACCTCTGGCCGCAAGGAAACAAGAGAGATAGATGCAAAAGGCTCCCTCCTTATCTCGCCCGCCCTTGGACACTGGGTACTTTCGCAATCCCCAAAGCCGGGTGACAAGTTGCAGGTCGACATCTTCGAACCCACTCTTTTGAGGGTAATTCCTGTATCGGTAAAGGCAATCTCCTTCGATACGCTCCTCATCGACGGTAAGGAAGTGCCGGCGCTTCATCTTGAGACGAGGATGATGAATCTTAGCTCAGAGGTCTGGCTTGATTCGTCCGGAATCAGCATAAAGGAGCTTCAGCAGCCAGGTATAGTCATGATGCGTGAATCCCGCGAAAAGGCGCTCGAGATAGAATCTAACGTGGAGAAGCTCGATCTTCTGAGCTTCTTTGCTGTCCGTCCGGACTCCCTCATCACCAATCCCAGAACTATTAAGGAACTGGTTATCCGGATTGAAGGTCTGACCGCGGCAGACAGCCTTTCAATAGCTTCATCAACCCAGAAGGTCAAGTATCGAGAAAACGGGGTAGAGTTTTGCATCTCGTCGCCCGACACTTCAAAGGTCAGTCGCACGGACATACCTCTAACCGAGCCTAGTGAGTTTCTCTCCTCCTCAGTCTACATACAATCCGGGGACCCGGAGATAAAAAACAAGGCTTCCGAGATTGTCGGTGATGAGCGCGACGTCATGGCGGCTTCAAGAAAACTTGTTCTGTGGGTGTACAAGAACCTTCGAAAGAGAGCTACGGCATCGGTGCCTTCAGCCGTAGAGGTGCTTCATACACTCGAGGGCGACTGCAACGAGCACGCGATTCTTCTTGCCGCTCTGGCAAGATCAGAGGGCATTCCTGCAAAGATCAATGTGGGACTAGTGTATCTGGACGGCGCATTCTACTATCACGCATGGAACTCGCTCTACATAGGAGGGGCTTGGCTGCCCGTTGACGCTACTTTCGGCCAGATTCCTTCAGACCCGACCCATATCCAGCTTCATGAAGGCGAGCTCGACGAACAGGCAAAGGTGCTTTCGGTTGTCGGCAAGCTCAAAATAAGCGTCATCTCCTATAAATAGCATTGTCTCTGCTGTTTTTTCTCCTGGCTCAACCCGTATCCGCGCCTTCGGGAAGGGATACAGAGCCGGTCATAACAGAGACGGATACTACATTCAAGGATACCCTAAAAGCTGGCGTCTCAACCGTCGAATTCAAGGCAGATACCGTAATCTTCTATGCCGATACCAAGGAGGTTCTACTCCTTCACAATGCGGAAGTCAGATACGGTGAAATCAAGGTCTATTCCGACTCCATAAGATTTTCCACCCGTAAGAAACAGCTTTCTGCTTACAAGAACGTGAGATTTTTTTCAGGGCGCGACAGCGTAATAGGTTCGTGGATGAGATATGATGTGGAGACTAAAAAGGGCTGCATGGAGGATGGGCACACTCAGATAGAAAAGGGATTCTTCTACGGCCAGAGTATATGGCTTGTCGAGGAGAATACCCTTCACATAACGAACGGCTATTACACAACATGCGCAAATGAAAAACCTCATTATGATTTCTTTGGTTTCGAGCTTAAGGTTTTTCTGAACGATATGGTCATCGCGCGGCCCCTGCTCTTCAGGCTCGGAAAGCTGCCTGTTCTTGCGGCTCCTTTCTGGTACGTGCCTATAGGCAGCGAGCGGAAATCAGGTCTCCTGCCTTTTCAGTTGAGCTATAACAGCACCGAAGGTTTTTACCTGAAAAAAGCCCGATACTACTGGGCTGCGAACGACTACATGGACGCGCTTTTTTCGGCCGATATAATGACGCGCACAGGCATAAAACCCGGCTTAAACGTTAACTGGGCATGGGGACCAAAGGCAGCGGAGTACCTTTCAGGCAGTTTCATCGGAAGCTACATAAACGAGCTCGAGACCGGTCGTAGAAGATGGGAGATTCATTTAGCCGACATGACAAAGATTCCAGATGGGACTAGCATCTCTGCTGATATTAATTTTAAGAGTGACGGAACCTTCAGTTACGACTACTTGGATAATCCGGACAGCACGCCCGTTGTCCTTGATCAGACGTCTACATCGAACGTCTCAATATCCCGCAGTATCTTCACAAGACCGGTATCTATTGCCGCATCGAGGACAGACAGCCTTAACGATTCTACCTATACCATGACTCTACCTAGTCTTAATCTTTCCTGGCCTACGCTGAATCTTTGGGAAATCTTTTCGCTCTCGTTCGGAAGCTTCTCTTTATCCAACAGCTACAATCACGGCAAGCGCTGGTTGGTCGATACTCTTTCAGGCGACAGCTCAAGATACTGGTTTGACGAACGCAAAACATCATTCGACCAGCCTCTCTCCCTTTCATGGGCGTATACCTTCTTCGGCGCGTACACGTTCTCCCAGTCATGGTCTGCCGGTCAGAATCTTACCTTGACCCAGGATACTCTCATCCGAGGCGGAAACTACTCGCTGAATAATTCTCTAGGTACGACTCTGTACCGGCTTTTTGGTGTCAACACCCTGGGTATGAAGGGACTGCTCCACAGCGTTTCGCCTTCAATAAATTACTCAATTACACCCAAAGTCGGTCAAATCTATCCCTGGCTGGCATATCCCAGATTTGATACCATTTTTGCGGGACACTCCGTTTCCCTGAGCGTAAGCCAGAGCTTTCAGACGAAACTTCGCTCCAAGACGGATACGACTTCTTTCACAAAACAGACTCTTTTGAATCTTGGAACAGACATAAGCTACAACCTTCTTTCCGACAGCCTTTCGCCTGTAAGTGCATCGATATCGCTGCCTGGCGGGCTTCCCCTCACTGCAAGCGGCGGTGCGAGCTTCAATGTTTACAACGGCAATTACTCCTTAAACGCGGATCTGACCGCCCAGCTCGACAGGATTATTTTCCCTCTGATAGGAATAAAACCCAAGGAGGAGAACCATGACACCACTCAGGATACAACGATTCGAGACACGACCAGCCAATTCACCACTGTAAAACCCGATACGCTTGAAAAAGAGACGTTCGGTCAGAGATTCGCAAAAAGCACTTTCTACATCAGATATAATTGGGGTTTGCAATCGGTAAATGGAAATATAATTCCTGAAGATAACATGCTTGCCTTTAACACCTCTATTTACCTTCCACTCGAGTTTCAGATAAACTTCCAGACCCAGGCCAACTTCTCAGAAAACAAAAAATACTGGTATCAATACCTTTTGGCTCCCCACCTTTCTGTAATCAAGGGGCTTCACTGCTGGGAGGCTGCAATAGAGATAGGCCCGAAGAGCGGCACGATTACGCTTGATCCTGCCGATCTGGACTGGAGCTTTTATTTGAGGATAAAAGAGCTTCCAGATTTCGAGATAAGCACCAAGCTTTTCAAAAGCCTCACGGGTTCAGGCGGATAATTTTTTCCGCATCCGCCGCCCACAATCAAAGAATAATATCTTACAATCGGTAAACGTCTTGTGACTTTTAAGCTTGACTATTCCGGCATGTTCGTTAAAATCTTAATAGTGAACTGTTTTATCAAGGTTTATGGCTGCCAGATGAACGCGGCAGATTCCAGTCTGCTCTCCGGTATTCTTGCCGGCGCAGGTATAACCGAGACCTTGAGCGAAAAGGATGCAGAAAGCGTTGTAGTGCTCACGTGCTCCGTCAGGCAGCATGCCGAAGACAGGGCAAAGGGTTTTGCGCGCACGATGCGGGGCGAGGGCAAGAAAGTGGTAGTTGCAGGGTGCATGGCTCAGCTGAGAGGGGACTCCTTAATCAGGGAAGGCGTTGCCGATTATGTCGCAGGTCCTGACCAGTACCGAATGATTCCATCCTTTATTAAGGAACAGGAAATGCAGGCCAGAAATCCAGATTTTGATGAGCTTGAGACTTATTCCGATCTTTTGCCGTCATTCAAGAACTCTGTAAGTGAGTCCCTTGCAATCATGAGAGGATGCAACAACTACTGCTCCTACTGCGTGGTTCCTTATGCAAGAGGACCCGAGCGAAGCGTTCCGTATCAATCAATTGAGAGACGGATAAGGCGCTTTCTGGATTGCGGTGCAAAGGAGGTTTTTCTTCTTGGGCAGAACGTCCTTGCATACGGCGACGCGGGAAAACGTTTCATCGATCTCCTGGAGCGTCTGTCGGGCCTTAGCGGACTGGAAAGAATTGGATTCCTGACTTCGCACCCGCGCGACTTGGACAAGGAAACCGTTAGACGCATGGCTGCCATCCCCAATCTTCTCCACTTTTTTCATCTGCCCCTTCAATCTGCATCCGACAAGGTATTATCTCTCATGAACCGGGGATACACGATGGCTGATTACGAGGAGAGGGTTGCATGGGTCAGGGAGACG is drawn from bacterium and contains these coding sequences:
- a CDS encoding transglutaminase domain-containing protein encodes the protein MKKEWIKCVSLAASFFLLSVCGGKQGFKETPVKPGEDWMGIYVRDQKIGYVYSRQDMKGSNYTFTQKSTMKLEMLGSIETFATTLKASTDSKLDLKDFSFDISSRQNSFFAQGKRIGDKIRINIETSGRKETREIDAKGSLLISPALGHWVLSQSPKPGDKLQVDIFEPTLLRVIPVSVKAISFDTLLIDGKEVPALHLETRMMNLSSEVWLDSSGISIKELQQPGIVMMRESREKALEIESNVEKLDLLSFFAVRPDSLITNPRTIKELVIRIEGLTAADSLSIASSTQKVKYRENGVEFCISSPDTSKVSRTDIPLTEPSEFLSSSVYIQSGDPEIKNKASEIVGDERDVMAASRKLVLWVYKNLRKRATASVPSAVEVLHTLEGDCNEHAILLAALARSEGIPAKINVGLVYLDGAFYYHAWNSLYIGGAWLPVDATFGQIPSDPTHIQLHEGELDEQAKVLSVVGKLKISVISYK
- a CDS encoding LPS-assembly protein LptD, translating into MSLLFFLLAQPVSAPSGRDTEPVITETDTTFKDTLKAGVSTVEFKADTVIFYADTKEVLLLHNAEVRYGEIKVYSDSIRFSTRKKQLSAYKNVRFFSGRDSVIGSWMRYDVETKKGCMEDGHTQIEKGFFYGQSIWLVEENTLHITNGYYTTCANEKPHYDFFGFELKVFLNDMVIARPLLFRLGKLPVLAAPFWYVPIGSERKSGLLPFQLSYNSTEGFYLKKARYYWAANDYMDALFSADIMTRTGIKPGLNVNWAWGPKAAEYLSGSFIGSYINELETGRRRWEIHLADMTKIPDGTSISADINFKSDGTFSYDYLDNPDSTPVVLDQTSTSNVSISRSIFTRPVSIAASRTDSLNDSTYTMTLPSLNLSWPTLNLWEIFSLSFGSFSLSNSYNHGKRWLVDTLSGDSSRYWFDERKTSFDQPLSLSWAYTFFGAYTFSQSWSAGQNLTLTQDTLIRGGNYSLNNSLGTTLYRLFGVNTLGMKGLLHSVSPSINYSITPKVGQIYPWLAYPRFDTIFAGHSVSLSVSQSFQTKLRSKTDTTSFTKQTLLNLGTDISYNLLSDSLSPVSASISLPGGLPLTASGGASFNVYNGNYSLNADLTAQLDRIIFPLIGIKPKEENHDTTQDTTIRDTTSQFTTVKPDTLEKETFGQRFAKSTFYIRYNWGLQSVNGNIIPEDNMLAFNTSIYLPLEFQINFQTQANFSENKKYWYQYLLAPHLSVIKGLHCWEAAIEIGPKSGTITLDPADLDWSFYLRIKELPDFEISTKLFKSLTGSGG
- a CDS encoding MiaB/RimO family radical SAM methylthiotransferase; protein product: MNCFIKVYGCQMNAADSSLLSGILAGAGITETLSEKDAESVVVLTCSVRQHAEDRAKGFARTMRGEGKKVVVAGCMAQLRGDSLIREGVADYVAGPDQYRMIPSFIKEQEMQARNPDFDELETYSDLLPSFKNSVSESLAIMRGCNNYCSYCVVPYARGPERSVPYQSIERRIRRFLDCGAKEVFLLGQNVLAYGDAGKRFIDLLERLSGLSGLERIGFLTSHPRDLDKETVRRMAAIPNLLHFFHLPLQSASDKVLSLMNRGYTMADYEERVAWVRETFEKPYITTDILVGFPGETQEDFQYTLDAIERIGFDFAYMFAYSERPGTRACEMSAKVSQEERQERLCVLIEHANAIARKKASCLVGSEEEIFITAPAPRGDGAMLAGLRNHRSIVFKQKARPGERLRARIVRLEGFTLLAEPLTKEVV